The following are from one region of the Mycolicibacterium diernhoferi genome:
- the trmB gene encoding tRNA (guanosine(46)-N7)-methyltransferase TrmB: MSDDGPMYAQREEAGEAGTPEQGAATGAETPPTHHARRITSFRSRRSTLSGGQQQTWERLWPQIGTEARNAEGHPVVLDPERWFGRQAPLILEIGCGTGVSTSAMAQSEPDLDVIAVEVYKKGLGQLLGVIDRDGIPNIRLVRGDGVDVLEHSLPSASLTGVRVFFPDPWPKARHHKRRLFQTETMALIADRLKPGGILHAATDHQGYAEHIAEVGDAEPRLRRVDTDQQLPISVARPETKYERKALAGPIVTELLWERR, encoded by the coding sequence ATGAGCGACGATGGACCGATGTATGCCCAGCGCGAGGAAGCCGGGGAGGCCGGCACCCCGGAACAGGGCGCAGCAACCGGTGCGGAGACCCCGCCGACCCACCATGCGCGGAGGATCACCAGCTTCCGGTCGCGGCGCTCCACCTTGTCCGGTGGTCAACAGCAGACCTGGGAGCGGCTGTGGCCGCAGATCGGCACCGAGGCCCGCAACGCCGAGGGCCATCCGGTCGTGCTGGACCCTGAGCGGTGGTTCGGCCGGCAGGCCCCGCTGATCCTGGAGATCGGCTGCGGCACCGGGGTCTCCACCTCGGCGATGGCGCAGTCCGAGCCCGATCTCGACGTGATCGCCGTCGAGGTCTACAAGAAGGGGCTCGGCCAGTTGCTCGGTGTGATCGACCGCGACGGCATCCCGAACATCCGGCTGGTCCGCGGGGACGGTGTCGACGTCCTGGAACATTCGCTGCCGTCGGCGTCGCTGACCGGGGTGCGGGTGTTCTTCCCGGACCCGTGGCCCAAGGCCCGCCACCACAAGCGCCGGCTGTTCCAGACCGAGACGATGGCCCTGATCGCCGACCGGCTCAAGCCCGGCGGCATCCTGCACGCGGCGACCGACCACCAGGGATACGCCGAGCACATCGCCGAGGTCGGCGACGCCGAACCGCGGTTGCGTCGCGTCGACACCGACCAGCAGCTTCCGATATCGGTGGCCAGACCCGAGACGAAGTACGAACGCAAGGCGCTGGCCGGTCCCATCGTCACCGAACTCCTCTGGGAGCGTCGATGA
- a CDS encoding NYN domain-containing protein, whose amino-acid sequence MEPETIDVPDPTVSAAPATQRVLLVWDAPNLDMGLGSILGGRPTAAHRPRFDALGRWLLNRTAELSSQRDSSPSAAVSLEPEATVFTNIAPGSADVVRPWVEALRNVGFAVFAKPKVDEDSDVDSDMLDHIALRRSEGLAGVVVASADGQAFRAPLEEIAHEGVPVQVLGFREHASWALASDSLEFVDLEDIPGVFREPLPRIGLDSLPEQGAWLQPFRPLSALLTSRV is encoded by the coding sequence ATCGAACCCGAAACCATAGACGTCCCTGATCCGACGGTCTCCGCGGCGCCCGCCACCCAACGGGTGCTGCTGGTCTGGGACGCACCCAACCTCGACATGGGGCTGGGGTCCATCCTGGGCGGCCGGCCCACCGCCGCACACCGCCCCCGTTTCGACGCGCTGGGCCGCTGGCTGCTCAACCGGACCGCCGAACTGTCCAGCCAACGCGACTCGTCACCGTCCGCGGCGGTCTCGCTCGAGCCCGAAGCCACCGTTTTCACCAACATCGCCCCAGGTAGCGCGGATGTCGTCCGGCCCTGGGTGGAAGCGTTGCGTAACGTGGGCTTTGCGGTCTTCGCCAAGCCGAAGGTGGACGAGGACAGCGATGTCGACAGCGACATGCTCGACCACATCGCGCTGCGCCGCAGTGAGGGCCTGGCCGGTGTGGTGGTGGCGTCCGCGGACGGTCAGGCGTTCCGGGCACCGCTGGAAGAGATCGCCCACGAGGGTGTTCCGGTGCAGGTGCTCGGATTTCGCGAACATGCCAGTTGGGCGTTAGCGTCGGATAGCTTGGAGTTCGTCGACCTGGAGGACATCCCTGGTGTCTTCCGGGAGCCGCTACCGCGAATCGGCCTTGATTCGCTGCCCGAGCAGGGCGCTTGGCTGCAGCCGTTCCGGCCGTTGTCCGCGCTGCTGACCTCGCGCGTCTGA
- a CDS encoding MMPL family transporter — translation MFAWWGRTVYQFRYIVIGVMVALCLGGGVYGASLGSHVTQSGFYDETSESVRASLLGDEVYGRDRTSHVVAILTPPDGKKVDDPEWMKKVTGELNDLVADNEDQIVSWVGWLRAPDAAAETVQQMKTDDLSKTFVSIPLKGENDDEILKNYQAVEPQLSQINGGAIQLAGLQPLASELTGTIGEDQKRAEVAAIPLVCVVLFFVFGGVVAAALPGIIGGLTIAGALGIMRLLAEIMPVHFFAQPVVTLMGLGIAIDYGLFMVSRFREELAEGYDTEAAVRRTVMTSGRTVMFSAVILVASSVPLLLFPQGFLKSITYAIIASVMLAAILSVTVLPAALAILGPRVDALGVSWLLKFVQNQVASDPANPRTNTLAIASIPAGVLVPPVGIFLGHRARKQIKQTGEQGLPLTVIGLVLGYVGLLGWMAYLTIANKDSLGGGLYWVLLGVVIFVAVVSGGLALARYVPLARGPIVWWVEWLAEKTQKTKTRAEVEKGFWGKLVNVVMKRPIAFTAPILIVMILLVIPLGQLSLGGISEKYLPPDNSVRSAQEDFDRSFPGFRTEPLTLVIERTDGEPITDQQLAEVRAKAMTVSGFIDPDNDPSKMWQERSAQDTGTKDPSVRVLQNGLVNRNDASQKMDELRSIQPPRGLEIAVGGTPALEQDSIHSLFAKLPLMAVVLVVTTTILMFLAFGSIVLPIKATLMSALTLGSTMGILTWMFVDGHGSGLMNYTPQPLMAPMIGLIIAVIWGLSTDYEVFLVSRMVEARERGMSTTEAIRIGTATTGRLITGAALVLAVVAGAFVFSDLVMMKYLAFGLLIALLLDATVVRMFLVPAIMKLLGDDCWWAPRWMRRIQERIGLGETDLPDERKWPAQREPEHEVADQAALVGAGGPAHPPAQHDPGHPAPGARGPLPPVRPSGPSAAGTTRLPTAPPSPAPEAPTTRFAAQPDSAKTTAINAVNAAPTERAPRVDPAPGRERREIESWLGELRGNTPTTAIPSANPAPPVRPSAEPTRAIPEPGSEPTTAIPAQRAPGDPESTEKIDTRDTGDAPPRRGTGVSAADLLRREGRL, via the coding sequence GTGTTCGCCTGGTGGGGTCGAACGGTGTACCAATTCCGATACATAGTGATCGGGGTCATGGTCGCACTGTGCCTTGGTGGCGGCGTATACGGGGCCAGTTTGGGTTCCCACGTCACCCAGAGCGGTTTCTATGACGAAACCAGTGAATCGGTACGCGCGTCGCTGCTCGGCGACGAGGTGTACGGCCGTGACCGCACCAGTCACGTGGTCGCGATCCTCACGCCGCCGGACGGCAAGAAGGTCGACGACCCGGAGTGGATGAAGAAGGTCACCGGGGAACTCAACGATCTGGTCGCCGACAACGAGGATCAGATCGTCAGCTGGGTCGGCTGGCTCCGCGCGCCCGACGCCGCGGCCGAGACCGTGCAGCAGATGAAGACCGACGACCTGTCCAAGACCTTCGTCAGCATCCCGCTCAAGGGCGAGAACGACGACGAGATCCTGAAGAACTACCAGGCCGTCGAACCCCAGCTGTCGCAGATCAACGGCGGCGCGATCCAGCTGGCCGGGCTGCAGCCGCTGGCCAGCGAGCTGACCGGCACCATCGGCGAGGACCAGAAGCGCGCCGAGGTGGCCGCCATCCCGCTGGTCTGCGTCGTGCTGTTCTTCGTCTTCGGTGGCGTCGTGGCCGCCGCCCTGCCCGGCATCATCGGCGGCCTGACCATCGCCGGCGCGCTCGGCATCATGCGGCTGCTCGCCGAGATCATGCCGGTGCACTTCTTCGCCCAGCCCGTCGTGACGCTGATGGGCCTCGGCATCGCCATCGACTACGGCCTGTTCATGGTGAGCCGGTTCCGCGAGGAGTTGGCCGAGGGCTACGACACCGAGGCGGCCGTGCGCCGCACCGTGATGACCTCGGGCCGCACCGTGATGTTCTCCGCGGTGATCCTGGTGGCGTCCTCGGTTCCGCTGCTGCTGTTCCCGCAGGGCTTCCTGAAGTCGATCACCTACGCGATCATCGCGTCGGTCATGCTCGCGGCGATCCTGTCGGTCACCGTGCTGCCGGCCGCACTGGCCATCCTCGGACCCCGGGTGGACGCCCTCGGCGTCAGCTGGCTGCTGAAATTCGTGCAGAACCAGGTCGCCTCCGATCCCGCGAATCCGCGCACCAACACGCTGGCCATCGCCTCGATCCCGGCCGGTGTGCTGGTGCCGCCGGTGGGTATCTTCCTCGGCCACCGCGCCCGCAAACAGATCAAGCAGACCGGCGAGCAGGGGCTACCCCTGACGGTCATCGGCTTGGTCCTGGGCTACGTCGGTCTGCTCGGCTGGATGGCCTACCTCACCATCGCCAACAAGGATTCTCTGGGCGGCGGCCTGTACTGGGTGCTGCTCGGCGTGGTGATCTTCGTGGCCGTGGTCTCCGGTGGGCTGGCCCTGGCCCGCTACGTCCCGCTCGCTCGTGGCCCCATCGTCTGGTGGGTGGAGTGGCTGGCGGAGAAGACCCAGAAGACCAAGACCCGCGCCGAGGTCGAGAAGGGCTTCTGGGGCAAGCTGGTCAACGTCGTGATGAAGCGGCCGATCGCGTTCACCGCGCCGATCCTGATCGTGATGATCCTGCTGGTCATCCCCCTCGGACAGCTGTCCCTCGGCGGCATCAGCGAGAAGTACCTGCCCCCGGACAACAGCGTCCGTTCGGCACAGGAGGACTTCGACCGGAGCTTCCCCGGATTCCGCACCGAGCCGCTGACGCTGGTGATCGAACGCACCGACGGTGAGCCGATCACCGACCAGCAGTTGGCCGAGGTCCGCGCGAAGGCGATGACCGTCTCGGGCTTCATCGACCCGGACAACGATCCGAGCAAGATGTGGCAGGAGCGCTCCGCTCAGGACACCGGGACCAAGGACCCGTCGGTGCGGGTCCTGCAGAACGGCCTGGTCAACCGCAACGACGCGTCCCAGAAGATGGACGAGCTGCGCTCCATCCAGCCCCCGCGCGGTCTGGAGATCGCGGTCGGCGGCACCCCGGCGCTGGAGCAGGACAGTATCCACAGCCTGTTCGCCAAGCTGCCGCTGATGGCGGTGGTGCTGGTGGTCACCACGACGATCCTGATGTTCCTGGCGTTCGGCTCGATCGTGCTGCCCATCAAGGCGACGCTGATGAGCGCGCTGACGCTCGGATCCACGATGGGCATCCTCACCTGGATGTTCGTCGACGGTCACGGGTCCGGGCTGATGAACTACACCCCACAGCCGCTGATGGCACCGATGATCGGCCTGATCATCGCGGTGATCTGGGGTCTGTCCACCGACTACGAGGTGTTCCTGGTGTCCCGCATGGTGGAGGCGCGAGAACGCGGCATGTCCACCACGGAGGCGATCCGCATCGGCACCGCGACCACCGGCCGCCTCATCACCGGCGCCGCCCTGGTGCTGGCCGTCGTGGCGGGTGCGTTCGTGTTCTCCGACCTGGTGATGATGAAGTACCTGGCCTTCGGTCTGCTCATCGCGCTGCTGCTGGATGCGACCGTGGTCCGCATGTTCCTGGTGCCGGCCATCATGAAGCTGCTCGGCGACGACTGTTGGTGGGCGCCGCGGTGGATGCGGCGGATACAGGAACGCATCGGCCTGGGCGAGACCGATCTACCCGACGAGCGCAAGTGGCCCGCGCAGCGTGAACCCGAGCACGAGGTCGCCGATCAGGCGGCCCTGGTCGGCGCCGGCGGCCCCGCTCACCCGCCCGCCCAGCACGATCCGGGCCACCCGGCCCCGGGTGCACGGGGCCCGCTGCCACCGGTCCGCCCGTCGGGCCCGTCGGCTGCCGGTACCACCCGCCTCCCCACCGCACCGCCCAGCCCGGCACCGGAGGCACCCACCACGCGCTTTGCGGCACAACCGGATTCGGCGAAGACGACGGCGATCAACGCCGTCAACGCGGCCCCGACCGAGCGTGCCCCGCGGGTCGACCCGGCACCCGGCCGGGAACGTCGCGAAATCGAGTCGTGGCTGGGTGAACTGCGCGGCAACACCCCCACCACCGCGATCCCGTCCGCCAATCCGGCGCCGCCGGTGCGGCCGTCGGCCGAACCCACCCGGGCCATCCCGGAGCCGGGCAGCGAGCCCACGACCGCCATTCCGGCGCAGCGCGCTCCGGGTGACCCGGAGTCGACCGAGAAGATCGATACCCGCGACACCGGCGATGCGCCGCCCCGCCGCGGCACCGGTGTCAGCGCGGCGGATCTGCTGCGCCGGGAGGGTCGCCTGTAA
- a CDS encoding AI-2E family transporter produces MSIDSVADQSVHPLVRKGAAWAWRLLVLGVAVVFLLWVISHFLLIVVPVALAAMFAALLLPAVDALAARRVPRGGAVAIVLLGAIAGVGGILSFVVSQFITGAPALVEQVTASVDGVRNWLIQGPLHLSKEQIDHAGDALITTLQENQAKVTSGALSTAATVTEILTGALLVLFTLIFLLQGGRAIFRYVTKIFPSSVRDRVRDAGRAGFHSLTGYVRATCLVALVDAVGIGTGLAIMGVPLALPLASLVFLGAFIPLIGAVLTGGVAVIVALIAKGWVYALITLGLILAVQQLESHVLQPLVMGRAVAVHPLAVVLAIASGGLLAGIVGALLAVPVLAVLNSAMRVLLAPDPQAEQEQVAAELEPEGLTGDPPGAADPPR; encoded by the coding sequence ATGTCGATAGATTCGGTCGCCGACCAGTCGGTGCATCCGCTCGTCCGCAAGGGCGCGGCCTGGGCCTGGCGGCTGTTGGTCCTGGGCGTGGCGGTGGTGTTCCTGCTGTGGGTGATCAGCCACTTCCTGCTGATCGTGGTGCCGGTGGCGCTGGCGGCCATGTTCGCGGCGCTGTTGCTGCCCGCGGTGGATGCGCTGGCCGCACGACGGGTGCCGCGCGGAGGTGCGGTGGCGATCGTGCTGCTCGGCGCCATCGCCGGGGTCGGCGGCATCCTGAGCTTCGTCGTCAGCCAATTCATCACGGGCGCACCGGCTCTCGTCGAACAGGTCACGGCGAGCGTGGACGGGGTGCGGAACTGGTTGATCCAGGGTCCGTTACACCTGAGCAAGGAGCAGATCGACCACGCCGGTGACGCGTTGATCACCACCCTGCAGGAGAACCAGGCCAAGGTCACCAGTGGCGCGCTGTCCACGGCCGCCACCGTCACCGAGATCCTCACCGGTGCACTGCTGGTGCTGTTCACGCTGATCTTCCTGCTGCAGGGCGGGCGGGCCATCTTCCGCTACGTCACGAAGATCTTCCCCTCCTCGGTGCGCGACCGCGTGCGCGACGCCGGGCGGGCCGGCTTCCACTCGCTGACCGGCTACGTGCGGGCCACCTGCCTGGTGGCGCTGGTCGACGCGGTCGGCATCGGAACCGGCCTGGCCATCATGGGTGTGCCGTTGGCGCTGCCGTTGGCCTCCCTGGTGTTCCTGGGCGCCTTCATCCCACTGATCGGTGCGGTGCTCACCGGAGGAGTGGCCGTCATCGTGGCGCTGATCGCCAAGGGCTGGGTCTACGCGCTGATCACCCTCGGCCTGATCCTGGCCGTGCAGCAGCTGGAATCCCATGTGCTGCAACCGCTGGTGATGGGCCGGGCGGTGGCCGTGCACCCGCTGGCGGTGGTGCTCGCCATCGCCAGCGGCGGCTTGCTCGCGGGGATCGTCGGCGCCCTGCTCGCGGTGCCGGTCCTGGCCGTACTCAACAGCGCGATGCGGGTGCTGCTGGCACCTGACCCGCAGGCGGAGCAGGAACAGGTGGCAGCAGAACTGGAGCCCGAAGGCCTTACAGGCGACCCTCCCGGCGCAGCAGATCCGCCGCGCTGA
- a CDS encoding TIGR00374 family protein, which translates to MSHDAPMSDAPGQDARPRGKYWWVRWAVIVVAVVVLTVELALVWDQLAKAWTSLLSANWWWVLAAVVAAMASMHSFAQIQRTLLRSAGVTVRQWRSEAAFYAGNALSTTLPGGPVLSATFVYRQQRIWGASPVVASWQLVMSGVLQAVGLALLGLGGAFLLGASKNPLSLIFTLGGFFLLLVLAQSVASNPQQLDGIGVRLLSWFNSLRNKPADTWLDKWREMLHQLESVKLSRRALGNAFSWSLFNWVADVACLAFAAYAAGGHPSLAALTVAYAAARAVGSIPLMPGGLLVVEAVLVPGLVSSGMTLASAISAMLIYRMVSWIFISAIGWVVFFFMFRTEMDVDPDATEPKSEEPE; encoded by the coding sequence GTGTCGCACGACGCGCCGATGAGCGACGCCCCTGGCCAGGATGCGCGCCCGCGGGGCAAGTACTGGTGGGTGCGGTGGGCGGTCATCGTGGTCGCGGTGGTGGTGCTGACCGTCGAGCTCGCGCTGGTCTGGGACCAACTGGCCAAGGCGTGGACCAGCCTGCTGTCGGCGAACTGGTGGTGGGTGCTGGCCGCCGTGGTGGCCGCGATGGCCTCGATGCACAGTTTCGCGCAGATCCAGCGCACCCTGCTGCGCTCGGCCGGGGTCACCGTGCGGCAGTGGCGCTCGGAGGCCGCGTTCTACGCCGGCAACGCGCTGTCCACCACGCTGCCCGGTGGCCCGGTGCTGTCGGCCACGTTCGTCTACCGCCAACAGCGCATCTGGGGTGCCTCCCCGGTGGTGGCGTCCTGGCAGCTGGTGATGTCGGGCGTGCTGCAGGCCGTCGGGCTGGCGCTGCTCGGGCTGGGCGGAGCTTTCCTGCTGGGCGCCAGTAAGAACCCGCTGTCGCTGATCTTCACGCTCGGGGGTTTCTTCCTGTTGCTGGTGCTGGCCCAGTCGGTGGCCTCCAACCCGCAGCAGCTCGACGGTATCGGCGTGCGGCTGCTGTCCTGGTTCAACTCGCTGCGCAACAAGCCCGCCGATACCTGGCTGGACAAGTGGCGGGAGATGCTGCATCAGCTGGAGTCGGTGAAACTGAGCCGCCGCGCCCTGGGCAACGCGTTCAGCTGGTCGCTGTTCAATTGGGTCGCCGACGTCGCCTGCCTGGCATTCGCCGCGTACGCGGCCGGGGGTCACCCGTCGCTGGCCGCGCTGACGGTGGCCTATGCCGCCGCCCGCGCGGTCGGGTCCATCCCGCTGATGCCGGGCGGACTGCTGGTGGTCGAGGCGGTGCTGGTGCCCGGCCTGGTGTCCAGCGGGATGACGCTCGCCTCGGCGATCTCCGCCATGCTCATCTACCGGATGGTCAGCTGGATCTTCATCTCGGCGATCGGCTGGGTGGTGTTCTTCTTCATGTTCCGCACCGAGATGGACGTCGACCCCGACGCCACCGAACCGAAATCCGAGGAGCCCGAGTGA
- a CDS encoding M23 family metallopeptidase, with the protein MRRATALLGAWALLTGCSNNTEPSSPPTDSSPSATAVPSATTDALPIEPTPILARALSRPVPVPATDGRTHLAYELYLTNAMGQVIDLESVTVNAGDRELLTLSGEDLRNRTRLLGAMGEPSASFGPAQSGVVWIDLALDQPDVPQRLSHTVAVKLSRPMPPLLPAEMAEEVAPVAVSTRKPVVISPPLRGPNWLAANSCCNEMTSHRMALNPISGELWAAERFAIDYLQIDADGALYKGDATQLASYPFYGADVLAVADGPVVSVLDGLPEQTPTTDATGLTLPEYGGNHVVQDIGDGNYAFYAHLKTGSAQVKPGDQLSTGQVIGHLGNTGNTDAPHLHFHVMSTPDPLAADGLPFLFDSFTVDGRLSSPADLVTLLTGGTVHVAPGTTPRTETDLSPLVMDVMSYAAE; encoded by the coding sequence ATGCGCCGCGCCACCGCCCTGCTCGGCGCATGGGCTCTGCTGACGGGATGTTCGAACAACACCGAACCATCTTCGCCGCCAACCGATTCCAGCCCGTCAGCGACAGCGGTTCCCAGCGCGACCACCGACGCCCTGCCGATCGAGCCCACACCGATTCTCGCAAGAGCGCTCAGCCGGCCGGTGCCGGTGCCGGCCACCGACGGCCGAACCCACCTGGCCTATGAGCTGTACCTGACCAACGCCATGGGCCAGGTCATCGATCTGGAGTCGGTCACCGTCAACGCCGGCGACCGGGAGTTGCTGACGTTGAGCGGCGAGGACCTGCGCAACCGCACCCGACTGCTCGGCGCCATGGGCGAACCGTCCGCCTCGTTCGGCCCGGCCCAGAGCGGAGTCGTCTGGATCGATCTCGCTCTGGACCAACCGGATGTGCCCCAGCGTCTTTCGCACACCGTCGCGGTCAAGCTGAGCCGGCCGATGCCTCCGCTGCTGCCTGCCGAGATGGCCGAGGAGGTCGCCCCGGTCGCCGTGTCCACCCGCAAGCCGGTGGTCATCTCTCCCCCGCTGCGCGGACCGAACTGGTTGGCGGCCAACAGTTGCTGCAACGAGATGACCTCGCACCGGATGGCACTCAACCCGATCAGCGGCGAGTTGTGGGCCGCGGAACGCTTCGCCATCGACTACCTGCAGATCGATGCCGACGGCGCGCTGTACAAGGGCGACGCCACCCAGCTGGCCAGTTACCCGTTCTACGGCGCGGACGTCCTGGCGGTGGCGGACGGGCCGGTGGTCTCGGTGCTCGACGGCCTGCCCGAGCAGACCCCGACCACAGACGCCACCGGACTGACCCTGCCGGAGTACGGCGGCAACCATGTCGTGCAGGACATCGGTGACGGCAACTACGCGTTCTACGCGCATCTCAAGACCGGCTCGGCACAGGTGAAGCCGGGTGATCAGCTGAGCACCGGCCAGGTGATCGGCCACCTCGGCAACACCGGGAACACCGATGCTCCGCACCTGCACTTCCACGTGATGAGCACACCCGACCCGCTGGCCGCCGACGGTCTGCCGTTCCTGTTCGACTCGTTCACGGTGGACGGCCGACTGTCCTCGCCGGCGGATCTGGTCACGCTGCTGACCGGCGGTACGGTACACGTGGCACCCGGGACCACCCCGCGTACCGAGACCGACCTGAGCCCACTGGTGATGGATGTGATGAGTTATGCCGCAGAGTAA